A portion of the Actomonas aquatica genome contains these proteins:
- a CDS encoding ClpP family protease — protein sequence MHFSNLQPGLKEPTPRLDDDDDEDEDQEVPSKGPAPVTALIQKKFLDQRKIFLWGPVTDASAKDLTEKLLYLEAMKPGKEIIFYLNSPGGSVTAGMAVYDTMKLITSPITVVVTGMAASMGSILLSGAPKGRRLLYPHSRVLIHQPLISGRFTGPATDIHIQAQEMEKLREELNQILAEASGQPIERINQDTDRDFYLNAKEAIEYGLADEIVEKV from the coding sequence ATGCACTTTTCGAATCTTCAGCCCGGCCTCAAAGAACCCACTCCCCGCCTCGACGACGACGATGATGAGGACGAGGACCAAGAGGTGCCCTCCAAGGGTCCGGCTCCCGTCACCGCCCTCATCCAAAAGAAGTTCCTCGATCAGCGGAAAATCTTTCTCTGGGGCCCCGTCACTGACGCCTCCGCCAAGGATCTCACCGAGAAGCTCCTGTATCTCGAGGCCATGAAACCCGGCAAAGAGATCATCTTCTATCTCAACAGCCCGGGTGGTTCCGTGACCGCCGGCATGGCTGTCTACGACACCATGAAGCTCATCACCTCGCCCATCACCGTCGTGGTGACCGGCATGGCCGCTTCCATGGGCTCCATCCTGCTCTCCGGCGCCCCCAAGGGTCGTCGCCTCCTCTACCCGCACAGCCGCGTGCTCATTCACCAGCCGCTCATTTCTGGTCGTTTCACCGGCCCCGCCACCGATATTCATATCCAGGCTCAGGAAATGGAAAAGCTGCGCGAAGAACTGAACCAGATCCTCGCCGAAGCGTCCGGTCAGCCCATCGAGCGCATCAATCAGGACACCGATCGCGACTTCTACCTCAACGCCAAGGAAGCGATCGAATACGGTCTCGCCGACGAGATCGTGGAAAAGGTCTGA
- a CDS encoding TIGR03790 family protein, whose product MPDEAERVVIVANANDPDSVQLARFYADERAIPRANIVALDLPAGEEISWPIYVTQLLEPLRSWLIEHDWLQAVPMNLVDDAGRTRMSISSHRISYLVTVRGVPLKIRQSDEIPSDGPESDRQAVRTNRAAVDSELAVLAVNESRRHGYLPNRLFQKNRPDLWERGSVVRVARLDGPSYPAARNLVESALIAERRGLIGRAIVDIGGPHKLGDTWFGDTEKALTAAGWAPQVDREKSTFPAEARADGVAWYMGWYTSRVNGPFLPPDYEFAPGAIALHLHSFSASSLRSLNNGGWVGPLVGRGVAATFGNVYEPYLEFTHRPQHIVRALLAGATLGEAAYFSIPVLSWQSVVIGDPLYRPSAVSFEAQWAARDELPGRFASYLGLRQLGMMAMSEAPMEERLALANGVMAKHPSLAMALAQAQLKEAAGDRAGALRALGLVAYMRRVRADERGLVITISRQLVEWEDPATALKAWGNLLNQELPKEQRVAWLREAVTVARAAGEFSQAADWEQEITLLTTDVKN is encoded by the coding sequence GTGCCCGACGAGGCGGAGCGGGTCGTGATCGTGGCCAACGCCAACGATCCCGACTCGGTGCAGTTGGCGCGGTTTTACGCCGACGAGCGGGCCATCCCGCGGGCCAACATCGTGGCGTTGGATTTGCCGGCCGGGGAGGAGATCAGTTGGCCGATTTACGTGACGCAGCTTCTGGAGCCGCTGCGGAGTTGGTTGATCGAGCACGATTGGCTGCAGGCCGTGCCGATGAATCTGGTGGATGACGCCGGACGCACGCGTATGTCGATATCGAGCCACCGTATCAGTTATTTGGTGACGGTGCGGGGAGTGCCGCTGAAGATCCGCCAGTCGGATGAAATTCCCTCTGATGGCCCGGAGTCGGATCGGCAGGCGGTGCGCACCAATCGGGCGGCGGTGGATTCCGAGTTGGCGGTCCTGGCGGTCAACGAATCGCGGCGGCACGGTTATTTGCCGAATCGGCTTTTTCAGAAGAACCGGCCGGATCTGTGGGAACGCGGGAGCGTGGTGCGGGTGGCACGACTCGACGGACCGTCCTATCCGGCCGCGCGCAACCTGGTGGAGTCGGCCTTGATCGCTGAGCGACGGGGCCTGATCGGGCGCGCGATAGTGGATATCGGCGGCCCGCACAAACTGGGCGATACGTGGTTTGGCGATACGGAAAAGGCGCTTACGGCGGCGGGCTGGGCGCCGCAGGTGGACCGGGAGAAGAGCACCTTTCCGGCGGAGGCGCGAGCGGATGGCGTGGCGTGGTATATGGGGTGGTATACGAGTCGGGTGAACGGACCATTTTTGCCGCCGGACTACGAGTTTGCGCCGGGGGCGATCGCGTTGCACCTGCACAGTTTTTCGGCGTCGTCACTGCGGTCGCTCAACAATGGCGGCTGGGTCGGGCCACTGGTCGGGCGGGGCGTGGCGGCGACCTTTGGCAATGTGTATGAACCGTATCTGGAGTTCACGCATCGGCCGCAGCACATCGTGCGGGCGTTGCTGGCGGGGGCGACCTTGGGGGAGGCGGCGTATTTTTCCATCCCGGTTTTGTCGTGGCAGAGTGTGGTGATCGGCGACCCGTTGTATCGACCATCCGCGGTGAGTTTCGAGGCGCAATGGGCGGCGCGCGACGAACTTCCCGGGCGGTTCGCCTCCTACCTCGGTTTGCGGCAACTCGGCATGATGGCGATGTCCGAGGCTCCGATGGAGGAACGCCTGGCGTTGGCCAATGGCGTAATGGCGAAACACCCCTCGCTGGCGATGGCGCTCGCGCAGGCGCAATTGAAAGAAGCGGCGGGCGACCGGGCCGGGGCGTTGCGGGCGCTGGGGCTCGTGGCCTACATGCGGCGGGTGCGGGCGGATGAACGGGGCTTGGTGATCACCATCAGCCGGCAACTGGTGGAATGGGAGGACCCGGCGACTGCCTTGAAGGCGTGGGGCAATCTTTTGAATCAGGAGCTCCCCAAGGAGCAGCGCGTGGCGTGGCTGCGGGAAGCGGTGACGGTGGCGCGGGCGGCGGGCGAGTTCAGCCAAGCGGCCGATTGGGAGCAGGAGATCACGCTGCTCACGACGGACGTGAAGAATTAG
- the crcB gene encoding fluoride efflux transporter CrcB — MSISHLLIAGLGGALGSMLRMGVAWWVPAGKLPWGTMLANLLGSLVIGFVLGRLGETGATDQPHWHAFAAIGFCGGFTTFSSFSWQTLEQVRQGQIGTALLHVAVSVLVCVVMTWLGWRLGRLWTGAA, encoded by the coding sequence ATGTCGATTTCCCACCTCCTCATTGCCGGCCTCGGAGGCGCCCTGGGATCGATGCTGCGGATGGGGGTGGCCTGGTGGGTGCCGGCGGGCAAGTTGCCCTGGGGCACCATGCTGGCCAATCTGCTGGGCTCGCTCGTGATCGGGTTTGTGCTCGGTCGGTTGGGGGAGACCGGAGCGACGGATCAGCCGCATTGGCACGCCTTTGCCGCGATCGGTTTTTGCGGTGGGTTCACCACCTTCTCGAGTTTCAGCTGGCAGACGCTGGAGCAGGTGCGGCAAGGGCAGATCGGGACAGCGCTGCTGCATGTGGCGGTGTCGGTCTTGGTCTGCGTGGTCATGACGTGGTTGGGCTGGCGACTCGGCCGTTTGTGGACGGGCGCCGCATGA
- a CDS encoding N-acetylmuramoyl-L-alanine amidase family protein, whose protein sequence is MRRPWLFCKHPAGLPRRDVLFSAHGLLVALCILLGSVGATNAASAATPAETFRATDHLPTVPVGESHYLDVAAFLARYNLSGEWIEPGKRQRFASAWTTIVLEVDSREIEFNGLRLFMGLGTVVREGRIWIDRIDAEKLLAPLLRPATYADSLRPVKRIVIDAGHGGKDGGTAHKTFKLQEKTFALDVAKRLKALLTAQGFEVVMTREDDTYIGLAERALIGQQAKADLFVSVHFNAAGRESVRGTETYICTPQHQRSTSSDKDDPSDHTHELGNGSDPWNAVLGYQMHRSLQGQIGSVDRGLKRARFAVLRLAKCPAVLVESAYLTNDAEARRIASPEFRAEIARAIANGVVAYANLVLSTQSS, encoded by the coding sequence ATGCGACGTCCATGGCTGTTCTGCAAACATCCCGCCGGTCTCCCCCGGCGGGATGTGCTGTTTTCTGCTCACGGTCTGCTCGTGGCGCTTTGCATTCTGCTGGGATCGGTGGGGGCGACAAACGCAGCATCGGCGGCGACGCCCGCGGAGACGTTTCGGGCCACCGACCACCTGCCGACGGTGCCGGTGGGCGAGTCGCACTACCTCGACGTCGCCGCGTTCCTGGCCCGCTACAATTTAAGCGGGGAGTGGATCGAGCCGGGCAAACGGCAACGCTTCGCCAGCGCGTGGACGACGATCGTGTTGGAGGTCGATTCGCGCGAGATCGAGTTCAACGGCCTGCGCCTCTTCATGGGACTGGGCACGGTGGTGCGCGAGGGGCGGATCTGGATCGATCGCATCGATGCCGAGAAGCTGCTGGCACCCTTGCTGCGGCCGGCGACCTACGCCGATAGCCTGCGGCCGGTGAAGCGCATCGTGATCGATGCGGGGCACGGCGGTAAGGACGGCGGGACGGCGCACAAAACGTTTAAACTGCAGGAGAAGACCTTCGCCCTCGATGTGGCCAAACGGCTCAAAGCGCTGCTCACCGCGCAGGGGTTTGAGGTGGTGATGACGCGGGAGGACGACACCTACATCGGTTTGGCGGAGCGGGCCCTCATCGGCCAGCAGGCGAAGGCCGATCTGTTTGTGAGCGTGCATTTCAATGCGGCGGGACGGGAGAGTGTGCGCGGCACCGAGACCTACATCTGCACGCCGCAGCACCAGCGTTCGACGTCGAGCGACAAGGACGATCCGAGCGACCATACCCATGAGCTCGGCAATGGCAGCGACCCGTGGAATGCAGTGTTGGGTTACCAGATGCATCGTAGCCTGCAGGGCCAGATCGGATCGGTGGACCGCGGTCTCAAGCGGGCGCGGTTTGCCGTGCTGCGGCTGGCGAAGTGTCCGGCGGTGCTGGTGGAATCGGCCTACCTGACCAATGACGCCGAAGCCCGGAGGATTGCCTCACCGGAGTTTCGCGCCGAGATTGCCCGCGCGATCGCCAACGGGGTGGTCGCTTATGCGAACCTCGTGCTGTCCACCCAATCCTCCTGA
- the infC gene encoding translation initiation factor IF-3: protein MATSFSFGGGKRRGGRNFRRNNDPYAHIRRNQRIRVPEIRVISPEGKQLGVLPTEKALTLAQQFNLDLVEVAPQARPPVCRIMDFGKYVYEESKKSSHSKSTASKIKEVELSPRIDDHDLVTKLRHAEEFLNEGAKVKLRLKFRGREMAHTEIGFQVMTRAIEELVGMGHADSEPKLNGRQINVMMTPHPANKRKLKYYTPKAKGPAPDEHKSSGDAPADDEASDES, encoded by the coding sequence ATGGCTACATCCTTTTCATTTGGCGGCGGTAAACGTCGCGGCGGTCGAAACTTCCGCCGAAACAATGACCCCTACGCCCATATCCGCCGTAACCAGCGGATTCGGGTCCCCGAAATCCGGGTAATCTCGCCTGAGGGCAAGCAGCTCGGAGTGCTGCCGACCGAGAAGGCGTTGACCCTCGCGCAGCAGTTCAATCTGGACCTGGTCGAGGTCGCCCCGCAGGCCCGCCCGCCGGTGTGCCGCATCATGGATTTCGGCAAGTATGTCTACGAGGAGTCGAAGAAGTCTTCGCACTCCAAGTCGACCGCTTCGAAAATCAAGGAGGTGGAGCTGTCCCCGCGCATCGACGATCACGACCTCGTGACCAAGCTGCGTCACGCCGAGGAGTTCCTTAATGAGGGCGCCAAGGTGAAGCTGCGGCTTAAGTTCCGCGGCCGTGAAATGGCCCACACCGAGATCGGTTTCCAGGTCATGACGCGCGCCATCGAGGAACTCGTGGGCATGGGTCATGCCGACAGCGAGCCGAAGCTCAACGGCCGCCAGATCAACGTCATGATGACGCCGCATCCGGCCAACAAGCGGAAGCTGAAATATTACACGCCGAAGGCCAAGGGGCCCGCGCCCGACGAGCATAAGTCGAGCGGTGACGCTCCGGCTGACGACGAAGCGTCCGACGAGTCCTGA
- a CDS encoding HesB/IscA family protein, whose translation MSSETVTPPPATATPEGVREGNENLVRLTEAAGLKVAALIEREQQGNYLRVAITGGGCNGLSYKLRFVREPRRGDILVRSAGAQVLVDPKTALYLKGTELDYSAKLIAGGFKFSNPNAKASCSCGESFSV comes from the coding sequence ATGTCGTCCGAAACCGTCACACCGCCACCGGCCACCGCGACTCCCGAAGGGGTGCGCGAGGGCAATGAGAATCTGGTGCGCCTCACCGAGGCCGCCGGGCTCAAGGTGGCTGCGCTCATCGAGCGCGAGCAGCAGGGCAACTACCTGCGGGTGGCGATCACGGGCGGCGGTTGCAATGGCCTCAGCTACAAGCTGCGCTTCGTGCGCGAGCCGCGGCGAGGCGACATTCTGGTGCGCTCCGCCGGGGCGCAGGTGCTGGTCGACCCCAAGACCGCCCTCTACCTGAAGGGCACGGAACTGGACTATTCGGCGAAACTCATCGCCGGCGGTTTCAAGTTCTCCAACCCCAATGCCAAGGCCAGTTGCTCCTGTGGCGAAAGCTTCAGTGTATGA
- a CDS encoding RNA polymerase sigma factor: protein MSPPDQHDTFQDWITAHAGILHKVARSYCERPADREDLLQEIQLAIWHAIPAFQGGSRVSSYLYRIALNRAISWVRRESSQRRRHEKLAAEPVHVAPEPEDPRLALIYAEIRRLNKIERALILLQLDGFSYDEIATALGLTATNVGARLTRIRQKLATNLKDQ, encoded by the coding sequence ATGAGTCCGCCGGATCAACACGACACCTTCCAGGACTGGATCACCGCTCACGCGGGTATCCTGCACAAGGTCGCCCGATCCTACTGCGAGCGGCCGGCCGACCGGGAAGATCTGTTGCAGGAAATCCAGCTCGCTATCTGGCACGCCATTCCGGCCTTTCAAGGCGGCAGCCGGGTATCGTCCTACCTCTACCGCATCGCCCTGAACCGCGCCATTTCTTGGGTGCGTCGTGAAAGCAGTCAGCGCCGGCGCCACGAAAAACTCGCGGCGGAACCCGTCCACGTCGCGCCTGAGCCGGAAGACCCGCGCCTCGCCCTGATTTATGCCGAGATCCGCCGCCTCAACAAGATCGAGCGCGCGCTCATCCTCCTGCAGCTCGACGGTTTCAGCTACGACGAGATCGCCACCGCCCTCGGCCTCACCGCCACCAACGTCGGCGCCCGCCTCACCCGCATTCGCCAAAAATTAGCCACCAACCTGAAGGACCAATAA
- a CDS encoding NAD(+)--dinitrogen-reductase ADP-D-ribosyltransferase, with translation MPAPASDERVTFNRCNLSPWTIGAVEFQADPQPLELEGVRATDRRLFERLATIDDPMERGRVFHDYVSVKFRLHEWQEHANAARSSLRHSYVQLLHGWGADSNGHSGAVLKAWIESRFGLPATYHRGRLVEDAAAREHYWNDRMRGAARTIGVAMQLDLLYTFCQDELARRYPGERWLTLYRGTHDPEEYAVQDGGDADGTLVRLNNLSSFTADREVAWEFGSSVWEARVPLSKIVCFSGLLPPQLLAGEAEFLVLGGEYQVRRLRY, from the coding sequence ATGCCGGCTCCCGCTTCTGACGAACGCGTCACTTTCAACCGTTGTAACCTATCGCCCTGGACGATCGGGGCGGTGGAGTTTCAGGCGGATCCGCAGCCGCTGGAGCTGGAGGGTGTGCGGGCGACGGACCGACGTTTGTTCGAGCGACTGGCGACGATCGATGATCCGATGGAGCGCGGGCGGGTGTTCCATGATTACGTGTCGGTGAAGTTTCGCCTGCACGAGTGGCAGGAGCACGCGAATGCGGCGCGGTCGAGTCTGCGGCACAGTTACGTGCAACTGCTCCACGGTTGGGGAGCCGATAGCAACGGGCACTCCGGCGCGGTGCTAAAAGCCTGGATCGAAAGTCGGTTCGGGTTGCCGGCGACCTACCATCGCGGACGGCTGGTCGAGGATGCGGCGGCGCGGGAGCATTATTGGAACGACCGCATGCGCGGGGCGGCGCGCACCATAGGCGTCGCGATGCAATTGGATCTGCTTTATACCTTTTGCCAGGACGAGCTGGCGCGGCGGTATCCGGGCGAACGTTGGCTGACGCTTTATCGCGGCACCCACGATCCGGAGGAATATGCGGTGCAGGATGGTGGCGATGCGGACGGCACGCTGGTGCGGCTGAACAACCTGAGCTCCTTCACGGCGGATCGTGAAGTGGCGTGGGAGTTTGGCTCGTCGGTCTGGGAGGCGCGGGTGCCGCTGAGCAAGATCGTGTGTTTCAGCGGCCTGTTGCCGCCGCAGCTGTTGGCGGGCGAGGCGGAGTTTCTGGTGCTCGGCGGGGAGTATCAGGTGCGGCGGCTGCGTTACTGA
- the draG gene encoding ADP-ribosyl-[dinitrogen reductase] hydrolase, whose protein sequence is MTSPDTPLSSRSLGAYLGLAVGDALGATVEFMTAHEIAGTYGVHRQMVGGGWLRLRPGRVTDDTEMAIALGRALLKGPWDLHHVAEAWVDWMRSKPIDIGNTCRRGLRRYTMDGTLMSPPAEEDGGNGAAMRHLPLAIATLGDDDLWCERAVAQAHVTHNHRYSDAATVALGRMTQALLRGEGMAGARRIADALVAAHRVFRFEPWPGNTSGYVVDTMQTVCDAFFHTSDFESCVVRAVNRGGDADTAGALAGQLAGAHHGVEAIPARWLRKLDREVQREIRAQAIALLELAPQVTAARST, encoded by the coding sequence ATGACGTCGCCGGATACCCCGCTTTCGAGTCGGTCACTGGGCGCCTACCTTGGACTGGCGGTAGGTGACGCGCTGGGGGCGACGGTGGAGTTTATGACGGCGCATGAGATCGCCGGGACCTATGGGGTGCATCGGCAGATGGTAGGGGGCGGTTGGCTGCGGCTGCGGCCGGGGCGGGTGACCGATGACACGGAGATGGCGATCGCGCTGGGGCGGGCCTTGTTGAAAGGACCGTGGGACCTGCATCACGTGGCCGAGGCGTGGGTGGACTGGATGCGGTCGAAGCCGATCGATATCGGCAACACCTGTCGGCGCGGCCTGCGTCGTTACACGATGGACGGCACCCTGATGTCGCCGCCGGCGGAGGAGGATGGCGGCAACGGCGCAGCGATGCGGCATCTGCCGCTGGCGATCGCCACGCTGGGCGACGATGACCTGTGGTGCGAGCGGGCGGTGGCACAGGCTCACGTGACGCACAACCATCGTTATTCCGATGCCGCGACGGTGGCGTTGGGGCGGATGACGCAGGCCTTGTTGCGCGGCGAGGGGATGGCCGGGGCGCGGCGGATTGCGGATGCGTTGGTCGCGGCGCATCGCGTGTTTCGGTTTGAGCCGTGGCCGGGCAATACGAGCGGGTATGTGGTCGATACGATGCAGACGGTGTGTGACGCGTTTTTCCACACGAGCGACTTCGAGAGTTGTGTGGTGCGGGCGGTGAACCGTGGTGGTGACGCGGATACAGCGGGGGCGCTCGCCGGACAACTCGCCGGGGCGCATCACGGCGTGGAGGCGATTCCGGCGCGCTGGTTGCGCAAACTCGATCGCGAGGTGCAGCGCGAGATTCGCGCGCAGGCGATCGCGTTGTTGGAATTGGCCCCGCAGGTCACGGCTGCGCGCTCGACTTGA
- the pdxA gene encoding 4-hydroxythreonine-4-phosphate dehydrogenase PdxA — MKPLAFTCGDPAGVGPEIIARWLAEHPDDVATGAVTVLGPARWLESLPAGVGRIAVGADDHVAVPGQPEAAGARAAWEAMRVAAEGCVSGRFAGVVTGPVSKAQLAAVGYQHPGQTEFFAESWGGEPVMGFRSDQLRVVLATWHVPLTAVSAALTPAAIERAVRAAVHLCAADGIATPRVAVCGLNPHAGEDGLLGGEEQAVIDPTLDGLRAELPGLSRALPGDTVFGRALRGEFDAVVAMYHDQGLAPLKTIDFDNAVNVTLGLPFVRTSPDHGTAFGIAGRGVASATSFTRAVELARRLSA; from the coding sequence TTGAAGCCGCTGGCGTTCACTTGCGGAGACCCGGCGGGCGTGGGCCCGGAAATCATTGCGCGTTGGCTGGCGGAGCATCCGGATGACGTGGCCACCGGCGCAGTGACGGTGCTGGGGCCGGCGCGGTGGTTGGAGAGTCTGCCGGCGGGAGTCGGGCGTATCGCGGTGGGGGCGGACGATCATGTCGCGGTGCCGGGACAACCGGAGGCGGCGGGCGCACGGGCGGCTTGGGAGGCGATGCGCGTGGCGGCGGAGGGATGTGTGAGTGGACGTTTTGCGGGGGTGGTGACCGGACCGGTGAGCAAAGCGCAACTGGCGGCGGTCGGTTATCAGCATCCGGGCCAGACGGAGTTTTTTGCAGAGTCGTGGGGCGGGGAGCCGGTGATGGGGTTTCGCAGTGATCAACTGCGGGTGGTGCTGGCCACGTGGCATGTGCCGCTCACGGCGGTGAGTGCAGCGCTGACGCCGGCGGCGATCGAACGCGCGGTGCGCGCGGCGGTGCACTTGTGCGCGGCCGATGGCATCGCGACGCCGCGGGTGGCGGTGTGCGGCCTCAATCCCCACGCGGGCGAGGACGGTTTGTTGGGCGGAGAGGAGCAGGCGGTGATCGATCCGACCTTGGACGGACTGCGGGCGGAGTTGCCCGGCCTGTCGCGGGCGTTGCCGGGGGATACTGTATTCGGGCGCGCACTACGCGGGGAGTTTGATGCGGTGGTGGCGATGTATCACGACCAAGGGTTGGCGCCGCTCAAAACGATCGATTTCGACAACGCGGTGAATGTGACGTTGGGGCTGCCGTTTGTGCGCACGAGTCCGGACCACGGCACGGCGTTTGGCATCGCCGGGCGGGGCGTGGCGAGCGCGACGAGTTTTACGCGGGCGGTGGAGTTGGCGCGGCGTTTGAGTGCGTGA
- the lpxA gene encoding acyl-ACP--UDP-N-acetylglucosamine O-acyltransferase: MGTLIHPGAHVDPAAQLGVDVEVMPGAVVTRWARLGDRVVVHPTAVIGGDPQYLGFKRETPTWVEVGADTVLREGVTLNRAIHEDAVTSIGARCFFMANSHAGHDAQVADDVILANGALLAGHVEVGAFSFIGGNAAVHQFCRIGPVAMIGGVSPITGDVPPYCMVADRSVVAGLNVVGLKRRGWPREVIRELKDAYRAVMRPTGNMRTVAAELLPDVSSEQARTFLEFFTTGGKRPIARPRRGRDDGGDDA; this comes from the coding sequence ATGGGCACATTGATACATCCGGGCGCGCACGTGGATCCGGCGGCGCAGTTGGGCGTCGACGTTGAAGTCATGCCGGGCGCGGTGGTCACGCGCTGGGCGCGACTGGGCGATCGGGTGGTGGTGCATCCTACGGCGGTGATTGGGGGAGATCCGCAGTATCTGGGCTTCAAGCGCGAGACGCCGACCTGGGTGGAGGTGGGCGCCGATACGGTGTTGCGCGAAGGCGTGACGCTCAATCGGGCGATCCACGAAGACGCAGTCACGTCGATCGGGGCGCGGTGTTTTTTTATGGCCAATTCTCATGCGGGTCACGACGCGCAGGTGGCCGATGATGTCATCCTGGCGAACGGCGCGTTGTTGGCCGGGCACGTGGAGGTGGGCGCGTTCAGTTTCATCGGCGGGAATGCGGCGGTGCATCAATTCTGCCGGATCGGCCCGGTGGCGATGATCGGCGGCGTGTCGCCGATCACGGGTGACGTGCCGCCGTATTGCATGGTGGCCGATCGCAGCGTGGTGGCGGGGCTAAATGTGGTGGGGTTGAAGCGACGCGGTTGGCCGCGGGAGGTGATCCGCGAACTGAAGGACGCCTATCGGGCGGTGATGCGGCCGACCGGCAACATGCGCACGGTCGCGGCGGAGTTGTTGCCGGATGTGTCGTCGGAACAGGCCCGCACGTTTTTGGAGTTCTTTACCACGGGCGGGAAACGGCCCATCGCGCGGCCGCGGCGCGGGCGGGATGACGGAGGGGACGACGCTTGA
- the aroB gene encoding 3-dehydroquinate synthase, translating to MVEQLTVNLGDRSYPIVFGAELAREVAAEVKRLHAAGRKVAVITDRRVAQAQSAVLAAMLGDAPQFVVEAGEGAKSARVIAEVWEFLAAQRLDRGGVVVAFGGGVVGDLAGFAAASYLRGVAFYQVPTTLLAMVDSSVGGKTGINLAAGKNLVGAFHQPQAVYVATGVLSTLPPREFAAGMAEVIKYGLLGDAELYADLAATPLTVESETLAAVVRRCCAAKARVVEADEFETAKSGGRALLNLGHTFGHAIEKVAGYGAYLHGEAVAVGLVAAARLSRALGLVGDEVVASVEATVAAHALPVRLREPIALDALLAAMAQDKKVRAGRLRFVVLEAIGTAVTRDDVDTELVRSVWREVGAE from the coding sequence ATGGTTGAACAACTCACCGTCAATCTGGGCGACCGCAGCTACCCCATCGTGTTTGGGGCCGAATTGGCGCGTGAGGTGGCGGCCGAGGTGAAGCGTTTGCACGCGGCTGGGCGTAAGGTGGCGGTGATCACCGATCGGCGCGTGGCGCAGGCGCAGAGCGCGGTCTTGGCGGCGATGTTGGGCGATGCGCCGCAGTTTGTGGTGGAGGCGGGCGAGGGCGCGAAGTCGGCCCGAGTGATCGCCGAAGTGTGGGAGTTTTTGGCGGCGCAGCGGCTGGATCGCGGCGGCGTGGTGGTCGCGTTTGGCGGCGGGGTGGTGGGCGATCTGGCAGGCTTTGCGGCGGCGAGTTATTTGCGCGGTGTGGCGTTTTATCAGGTGCCGACGACGCTGCTGGCGATGGTCGACAGCTCGGTGGGCGGCAAGACCGGCATCAATCTGGCGGCGGGCAAAAACCTGGTTGGTGCGTTTCATCAGCCTCAAGCGGTGTATGTGGCGACGGGCGTGTTGAGCACGCTGCCGCCGCGCGAGTTTGCGGCGGGCATGGCGGAGGTCATCAAGTATGGCCTGTTGGGCGACGCGGAGCTGTATGCGGATCTGGCGGCGACGCCTTTGACGGTGGAGAGTGAGACGCTGGCCGCGGTGGTGCGGCGCTGTTGCGCGGCGAAAGCGCGGGTGGTGGAAGCGGACGAATTTGAAACGGCCAAGTCGGGCGGGCGGGCGCTGCTGAACCTCGGCCACACCTTTGGCCATGCGATCGAGAAGGTCGCGGGTTACGGAGCCTACCTGCATGGCGAGGCGGTCGCGGTCGGTCTGGTGGCGGCGGCGCGCTTGTCGCGGGCGCTGGGTCTGGTGGGCGACGAGGTGGTGGCGAGTGTGGAGGCGACGGTGGCGGCGCATGCGCTGCCGGTGCGGTTGCGAGAACCGATCGCGCTCGACGCGCTCTTGGCAGCGATGGCGCAGGACAAGAAGGTGCGAGCGGGCCGGTTGCGTTTTGTGGTGCTGGAAGCGATCGGCACGGCGGTGACGCGCGATGACGTGGACACGGAGCTGGTGCGATCGGTTTGGCGTGAAGTGGGCGCCGAGTGA